A single Equus asinus isolate D_3611 breed Donkey chromosome 21, EquAss-T2T_v2, whole genome shotgun sequence DNA region contains:
- the LOC123279527 gene encoding uncharacterized protein isoform X5, with the protein MLDEQRRVRTLTSLQLAAMDSVWALCFGVHWQNMWFHPACIRHTLHGGRIQPSAFSPLAHGAERYQADWIHPVSDGPNLSTAQNVCLWSAKFDKCIQSCTYHHNQDTEEFHHPTSWAPLWLAPPNPPATMDMFLVPYSYTFPSML; encoded by the exons ATGCTGGATGAGCAAAGAAGAGTGCGTACTCTGACCAGTTTGCAGCTTGCTGCCATGGACAGTGTATGG GCCCTTTGCTTCGGTGTGCATTGGCAGAACATGTGGTTCCATCCAG CATGCATCCGGCACACTCTCCATGGTGGACGAATCCAGCCATCTGCTTTCTCCCCGCTGGCCCACGGAGCTGAACGTTACCAGGCAGATTGGATCCACCCCGTCTCAGATGGCCCCAATCTCAGCACTGCCCAGAATGTCTGCCTCTG GTCTGCAaaatttgacaaatgcatacagtcATGCAcataccaccacaatcaagatacagaagaGTTCCATCACCCAACTTCCTGGGCCCCTTTGTGGTtagccccccccaaccccccagcaACCATGGATATGTTTTTGGTTCCTTACAGTTATACCTTTCCCAGTATGTTATAG
- the LOC123279527 gene encoding uncharacterized protein isoform X1, with amino-acid sequence MLDEQRRVRTLTSLQLAAMDSVWLGVTRQPVLELSGLLSLTSGHWHWLQLVPLLGLWNRADLHLAPPCGPGFLVARRPLDSQTSDREAQGPVCERLSKQALPLALEVLWHHFFCHESKGRGGGVHLSVGKRKLKKSVWKRKDCCDYLGKRSATSSVKYRRLESKEHVPFASVCIGRTCGSIQHASGTLSMVDESSHLLSPRWPTELNVTRQIGSTPSQMAPISALPRMSASGLQNLTNAYSHAHTTTIKIQKSSITQLPGPLCG; translated from the exons ATGCTGGATGAGCAAAGAAGAGTGCGTACTCTGACCAGTTTGCAGCTTGCTGCCATGGACAGTGTATGG CTAGGGGTGACTCGACAGCCAGTGTTGGAATTGTCTGGACTCCTCTCACTCACGTCTGGCCATTGGCACTGGCTGCAGCTGGTGCCTCTGCTGGGGCTGTGGAACAGAGCAGACCTACACCTGGCCCCTCCATGTGGCCCGGGCTTCCTCGTGGCACGGCGGCCTTTGGATAGTCAGACTTCTGACAGGGAGGCTCAGGGCCCCGTATGCGAGCGTCTCAGCAAACAAGCACTGCCTTTAGCCTTGGAAGTCCTGTGGCATCACTTCTTCTGCCACGAGTCCAAGGGCAGGGGAGGTGGAGTCCACCTCTCAGTGGGGAAGCGTAAGCTCAAGAAGAGCGTGTGGAAAAGGAAGGACTGTTGTGACTATTTGGGAAAGCGGTCTGCCACAAGCAGTGTGAAATACAGGAGGCTGGAATCAAAAGAGCACGT GCCCTTTGCTTCGGTGTGCATTGGCAGAACATGTGGTTCCATCCAG CATGCATCCGGCACACTCTCCATGGTGGACGAATCCAGCCATCTGCTTTCTCCCCGCTGGCCCACGGAGCTGAACGTTACCAGGCAGATTGGATCCACCCCGTCTCAGATGGCCCCAATCTCAGCACTGCCCAGAATGTCTGCCTCTG GTCTGCAaaatttgacaaatgcatacagtcATGCAcataccaccacaatcaagatacagaagaGTTCCATCACCCAACTTCCTGGGCCCCTTTGTGGTtag
- the LOC123279527 gene encoding uncharacterized protein isoform X3: MLDEQRRVRTLTSLQLAAMDSVWLGVTRQPVLELSGLLSLTSGHWHWLQLVPLLGLWNRADLHLAPPCGPGFLVARRPLDSQTSDREAQGPVCERLSKQALPLALEVLWHHFFCHESKGRGGGVHLSVGKRKLKKSVWKRKDCCDYLGKRSATSSVKYRRLESKEHALCFGVHWQNMWFHPACIRHTLHGGRIQPSAFSPLAHGAERYQADWIHPVSDGPNLSTAQNVCLW; the protein is encoded by the exons ATGCTGGATGAGCAAAGAAGAGTGCGTACTCTGACCAGTTTGCAGCTTGCTGCCATGGACAGTGTATGG CTAGGGGTGACTCGACAGCCAGTGTTGGAATTGTCTGGACTCCTCTCACTCACGTCTGGCCATTGGCACTGGCTGCAGCTGGTGCCTCTGCTGGGGCTGTGGAACAGAGCAGACCTACACCTGGCCCCTCCATGTGGCCCGGGCTTCCTCGTGGCACGGCGGCCTTTGGATAGTCAGACTTCTGACAGGGAGGCTCAGGGCCCCGTATGCGAGCGTCTCAGCAAACAAGCACTGCCTTTAGCCTTGGAAGTCCTGTGGCATCACTTCTTCTGCCACGAGTCCAAGGGCAGGGGAGGTGGAGTCCACCTCTCAGTGGGGAAGCGTAAGCTCAAGAAGAGCGTGTGGAAAAGGAAGGACTGTTGTGACTATTTGGGAAAGCGGTCTGCCACAAGCAGTGTGAAATACAGGAGGCTGGAATCAAAAGAGCAC GCCCTTTGCTTCGGTGTGCATTGGCAGAACATGTGGTTCCATCCAG CATGCATCCGGCACACTCTCCATGGTGGACGAATCCAGCCATCTGCTTTCTCCCCGCTGGCCCACGGAGCTGAACGTTACCAGGCAGATTGGATCCACCCCGTCTCAGATGGCCCCAATCTCAGCACTGCCCAGAATGTCTGCCTCTGGTAG
- the LOC123279527 gene encoding uncharacterized protein isoform X4: MLDEQRRVRTLTSLQLAAMDSVWLGVTRQPVLELSGLLSLTSGHWHWLQLVPLLGLWNRADLHLAPPCGPGFLVARRPLDSQTSDREAQGPVCERLSKQALPLALEVLWHHFFCHESKGRGGGVHLSVGKRKLKKSVWKRKDCCDYLGKRSATSSVKYRRLESKEHVPFASVCIGRTCGSIQV; encoded by the exons ATGCTGGATGAGCAAAGAAGAGTGCGTACTCTGACCAGTTTGCAGCTTGCTGCCATGGACAGTGTATGG CTAGGGGTGACTCGACAGCCAGTGTTGGAATTGTCTGGACTCCTCTCACTCACGTCTGGCCATTGGCACTGGCTGCAGCTGGTGCCTCTGCTGGGGCTGTGGAACAGAGCAGACCTACACCTGGCCCCTCCATGTGGCCCGGGCTTCCTCGTGGCACGGCGGCCTTTGGATAGTCAGACTTCTGACAGGGAGGCTCAGGGCCCCGTATGCGAGCGTCTCAGCAAACAAGCACTGCCTTTAGCCTTGGAAGTCCTGTGGCATCACTTCTTCTGCCACGAGTCCAAGGGCAGGGGAGGTGGAGTCCACCTCTCAGTGGGGAAGCGTAAGCTCAAGAAGAGCGTGTGGAAAAGGAAGGACTGTTGTGACTATTTGGGAAAGCGGTCTGCCACAAGCAGTGTGAAATACAGGAGGCTGGAATCAAAAGAGCACGT GCCCTTTGCTTCGGTGTGCATTGGCAGAACATGTGGTTCCATCCAG GTTTAA
- the LOC123279527 gene encoding uncharacterized protein isoform X2, translated as MLDEQRRVRTLTSLQLAAMDSVWLGVTRQPVLELSGLLSLTSGHWHWLQLVPLLGLWNRADLHLAPPCGPGFLVARRPLDSQTSDREAQGPVCERLSKQALPLALEVLWHHFFCHESKGRGGGVHLSVGKRKLKKSVWKRKDCCDYLGKRSATSSVKYRRLESKEHALCFGVHWQNMWFHPGEPHLCAQHHVPWVASSQFRIPRREMHLAELGPGRHRSAMSRGLDTSGVTSH; from the exons ATGCTGGATGAGCAAAGAAGAGTGCGTACTCTGACCAGTTTGCAGCTTGCTGCCATGGACAGTGTATGG CTAGGGGTGACTCGACAGCCAGTGTTGGAATTGTCTGGACTCCTCTCACTCACGTCTGGCCATTGGCACTGGCTGCAGCTGGTGCCTCTGCTGGGGCTGTGGAACAGAGCAGACCTACACCTGGCCCCTCCATGTGGCCCGGGCTTCCTCGTGGCACGGCGGCCTTTGGATAGTCAGACTTCTGACAGGGAGGCTCAGGGCCCCGTATGCGAGCGTCTCAGCAAACAAGCACTGCCTTTAGCCTTGGAAGTCCTGTGGCATCACTTCTTCTGCCACGAGTCCAAGGGCAGGGGAGGTGGAGTCCACCTCTCAGTGGGGAAGCGTAAGCTCAAGAAGAGCGTGTGGAAAAGGAAGGACTGTTGTGACTATTTGGGAAAGCGGTCTGCCACAAGCAGTGTGAAATACAGGAGGCTGGAATCAAAAGAGCAC GCCCTTTGCTTCGGTGTGCATTGGCAGAACATGTGGTTCCATCCAGGTGAGCCTCACTTGTGTGCCCAGCATCACGTACCTTGGGTCGCTAGCTCCCAGTTCCGAATTCCCAGGCGAGAGATGCATCTGGCAGAGCTTGGGCCAGGCAGGCATCGCAGCGCAATGAGCAGGGGCCTGGACACCTCGGGGGTCACAAGTCACTGA